A single Tenacibaculum sp. Bg11-29 DNA region contains:
- a CDS encoding ankyrin repeat domain-containing protein, with amino-acid sequence MENTNKYWVLYADNTVKDLLTLSNIPEHIILNDWISGKQIAITKDKNIQITRKCTNGDHWGDIPLSKFPFFHKDFINYLNEFGIDNIQCQRVDLIEENNEIIDYDHYMLNILGPLQRIKEYNIKNPPIAGPERFKIDTYKTNNLHIFRIAENPKLIIISDKLNSFLIEKKLACVKTVPTQEYLKSDNLSLEELSKTKELISFVEKLKYGKEPFNQKIVENILSEGADVNYYNPKDWTSKPAIVLAQNISNDTNRRNMMTLLFNWGVDVNRKFQYGYLIEEAALGGDIEDLNFLITNGAVNGYEDALCNAIEKDHINIVKLLVEKGTNINTPPALKSCSEAYRCKYKKESNNPIPGLSTAEYLISKGADVNNSEPFYSGIQNNFKELVELFLKKGSTLLKTEKEVFSQAQSAEMIHLLAKLGFDPIELNGSEQSTYLMDSILWGNKQLFEAFLKYKIDLYATDTEGKTAFHYGLRSEQKKIIEYLLTIYDLEKVHKIKSVLGIAENPEIQELLKEKLGTEYTSKQNGIDTYFTNFDNPTFKQLKELQAITKSKISVENSELLMHLSEIDNISSKQLSDTLYTEMEKNIANWALSFMFDNLTAPQVIVLEYQGNITDPFDGEATFYGYEKYSKSNDGDKTYNLTQPVNTLEEKTLSLNYYFDGIDNLTNKFPNQSKEIQNYYRNHAFMQLHAIFNKLEEAKKFSILKNTTSLLIFGRAHDEDPILIYKVG; translated from the coding sequence ATGGAAAACACAAATAAGTACTGGGTATTATATGCAGATAACACCGTTAAAGATTTACTTACTCTAAGCAATATTCCTGAACACATTATACTGAATGATTGGATATCAGGTAAACAAATAGCTATAACAAAAGATAAAAATATCCAAATCACTAGAAAATGTACCAATGGTGATCATTGGGGAGACATACCTCTTAGTAAATTCCCTTTCTTTCACAAAGATTTTATTAACTATTTAAATGAATTTGGAATCGATAATATACAGTGTCAACGTGTAGATTTGATTGAAGAGAATAATGAAATTATAGACTATGATCATTACATGCTTAATATTTTAGGTCCACTACAGCGCATAAAAGAATATAATATAAAAAATCCTCCAATAGCAGGTCCAGAGCGATTTAAAATTGATACCTATAAAACCAATAACCTACATATATTTAGAATAGCCGAAAACCCAAAACTCATTATTATAAGCGATAAGCTAAATTCATTTCTAATAGAAAAGAAACTCGCTTGCGTTAAAACAGTTCCGACTCAAGAGTATTTAAAATCAGACAATTTATCTCTTGAAGAACTAAGTAAAACAAAAGAACTAATTTCTTTTGTCGAAAAATTAAAATACGGAAAAGAACCTTTTAATCAGAAAATTGTCGAAAATATTTTATCAGAAGGAGCTGATGTAAATTATTACAATCCTAAAGACTGGACATCTAAACCAGCCATTGTATTAGCTCAAAACATATCAAACGATACAAATAGGAGAAACATGATGACTCTTCTATTTAATTGGGGTGTAGATGTAAACAGAAAGTTTCAATATGGTTATTTAATTGAAGAAGCTGCTTTAGGTGGAGATATTGAAGATCTAAATTTTTTAATTACTAATGGTGCGGTAAATGGTTATGAAGATGCACTTTGTAACGCAATAGAAAAAGATCATATAAATATCGTTAAATTGTTAGTAGAAAAAGGTACCAATATAAATACCCCTCCTGCATTAAAAAGTTGTTCAGAAGCATATCGCTGTAAGTACAAAAAAGAAAGTAACAATCCCATACCAGGACTTTCGACAGCAGAATACTTAATATCTAAAGGAGCTGACGTAAATAATTCCGAACCTTTTTATTCAGGCATTCAAAACAATTTTAAAGAGCTCGTTGAATTATTTTTAAAAAAAGGGTCAACTCTTTTAAAAACCGAAAAAGAGGTGTTTTCACAAGCACAATCAGCCGAAATGATCCACTTACTTGCTAAATTAGGCTTTGACCCTATTGAATTAAACGGCTCTGAACAATCAACATATTTAATGGATTCTATTCTTTGGGGAAACAAACAATTATTTGAAGCCTTTTTAAAATACAAAATAGATTTATACGCTACCGATACAGAAGGTAAAACGGCTTTTCATTATGGTCTTAGAAGTGAACAAAAAAAAATCATTGAATATCTACTCACTATATATGATCTAGAAAAAGTTCATAAAATAAAGAGTGTATTAGGCATCGCTGAAAACCCTGAAATTCAAGAATTATTAAAAGAAAAACTAGGTACAGAATACACCAGTAAACAAAATGGAATTGATACTTACTTCACCAATTTTGACAATCCAACTTTTAAGCAACTAAAAGAATTACAAGCTATAACTAAATCAAAAATATCTGTTGAAAATTCCGAATTACTAATGCATCTTTCTGAAATTGACAACATTTCATCAAAACAACTCTCAGATACACTGTATACTGAAATGGAAAAAAACATCGCTAATTGGGCTCTTTCATTCATGTTTGATAATCTTACTGCACCACAAGTAATTGTTTTAGAATATCAAGGAAATATCACAGATCCTTTTGACGGAGAAGCTACGTTTTATGGATATGAGAAATACTCAAAATCTAATGACGGAGACAAAACATATAACTTAACCCAACCTGTAAATACTCTGGAAGAAAAAACGCTGAGCCTCAACTACTATTTTGATGGCATAGACAATTTAACGAACAAATTTCCTAACCAAAGTAAGGAAATACAAAACTATTATAGAAACCATGCTTTCATGCAACTTCATGCTATTTTTAATAAACTTGAAGAAGCTAAAAAATTTAGTATACTTAAAAACACAACCTCTCTACTAATTTTTGGTAGAGCACATGATGAAGATCCTATTCTTATTTATAAAGTAGGTTAA
- a CDS encoding type IX secretion system membrane protein PorP/SprF, which yields MKIRYTIVLILCIISGINAQQDPQYTQYMFNTMSVNPAYAGSNGHSIINLLGRTQWVGVDGAPNTQTLSYDTPLGYSGVGLGVNLTNDRIGPASEIFLDINGSYTIRTSDEGNLAFGLKLGGRHLNVDWSKGRVRNREDKKLEGNINKFLPTIGAGMYYYTNKWYLGAAIPNLISTDHYEDSNNGGDVAQERLHLFLIGGYVFDLNESIKFKPAVLVKVVNGAPLSIDVSANFLFNEKFTAGLAWRWDDSISALLGFQATKNLNIGFAYDLTTSNYSNYNSGTYELMLRYEMFKEQTMKSPRFF from the coding sequence ATGAAAATTAGATATACAATAGTATTAATTCTATGTATTATTAGCGGAATTAATGCGCAGCAAGACCCACAGTATACACAATATATGTTTAATACAATGAGTGTAAACCCTGCTTATGCAGGATCAAATGGACATAGTATTATAAATTTATTAGGAAGAACCCAATGGGTTGGAGTAGATGGAGCACCAAATACCCAAACATTAAGTTACGACACTCCGTTAGGTTATAGCGGAGTCGGGTTAGGAGTAAATTTAACCAATGATAGAATTGGACCTGCAAGTGAAATATTTTTAGATATTAATGGATCATATACAATACGTACTAGTGATGAAGGTAATTTAGCCTTTGGTTTAAAATTAGGAGGTCGTCATTTGAATGTAGATTGGAGTAAAGGACGTGTTCGTAATAGGGAGGATAAAAAGTTGGAAGGTAACATAAATAAATTTTTACCAACGATAGGAGCAGGGATGTATTATTATACTAATAAATGGTATTTAGGTGCTGCTATACCTAATTTAATTAGTACTGATCATTATGAGGATTCTAATAATGGAGGAGATGTAGCTCAAGAACGTTTACATTTATTTTTAATAGGAGGTTATGTTTTTGATTTAAATGAAAGTATAAAGTTTAAGCCAGCCGTTTTAGTCAAGGTTGTAAATGGAGCGCCTTTATCTATAGATGTTTCTGCAAATTTTTTGTTTAATGAGAAGTTTACAGCAGGTCTTGCTTGGAGGTGGGATGATTCTATTAGTGCTTTACTAGGTTTTCAAGCAACTAAAAACTTAAACATAGGCTTCGCTTATGATCTAACTACATCTAATTATAGTAATTATAATTCAGGAACTTATGAGTTGATGCTTCGTTATGAGATGTTTAAAGAACAAACAATGAAGTCACCAAGATTTTTTTAA
- a CDS encoding GtrA family protein, protein MPLKTYRYAVCGGSNLVLDTTLYFICFHFIFDKENLDLFILVLSPHIASLFFVFPVTFFIGFLLNRFIVFPESKSSMKTQFLRYLTTGIIALLISYLSMKLLVDIFLFYPTPSQLLTIITTVLFSYIMQNKFSFKIESQTNKIIIK, encoded by the coding sequence ATTCCTCTCAAAACATATAGATATGCAGTTTGTGGCGGAAGCAATTTAGTTTTAGATACTACTTTATATTTTATCTGTTTTCATTTCATTTTCGATAAAGAAAATTTAGATTTATTTATTCTCGTTTTGAGTCCACACATTGCTTCTTTGTTTTTTGTATTTCCTGTAACTTTTTTTATCGGATTCTTATTAAACAGGTTTATAGTATTTCCTGAATCAAAATCATCAATGAAAACGCAGTTTTTAAGATATTTAACTACTGGAATAATAGCCTTGTTAATTAGCTACCTTTCAATGAAGTTGCTTGTCGATATATTCCTTTTTTATCCAACACCATCTCAACTTTTAACAATTATCACAACTGTCTTATTTAGTTATATAATGCAAAACAAATTTAGCTTTAAGATTGAATCACAAACGAATAAAATAATTATCAAATGA
- a CDS encoding OmpA family protein: protein MRKNIYILLLLITTISFGQRKYAADRYFKEFAYKKAAELYQSIHKKGDDSYLVLSRLADAHYFNFEFVKAAGNYEKLMNLYEGIASPKHLFRYAQVLKTNGKIIESDKWLLKLSGKNGSDSRAKALEKNKNYFSEYSSREKTYINIHNLSSNTSYSDFGGFIYDNNLYFASTNPKTKKDNKLYKWNKQPYLNIYKAQQKNIKTKKILDVEESTIVSDLSSKYHESNIVIAKNGKKAYFTRDNFDGKKLKGDENEVAHLKVYSADRIGDFWGNVKELSFNSNAFSCGHPALSTDEKSLYFVSDMPNGFGGTDIYKVAILDNDTFSRPENLGEKINTEGREMFPFVGNDNVLYFASDGHLGLGALDIFESKLKNGNYSDPVNLGSPVNGAFDDFAFVIDNNHEYGFFSSNRKGGVGDDDIYSFNIYNCKEDIKGVITDSNTGEPIKNAIVQLMNEEGEPISEQKTGRSGTYLFEKMDCEKNFIVIASKENYRNKKKDTQTLDVNKKAVTEDLNLESLIVADQIIINPIYFNFNLSSIREDAEYELEHVVSVMKSNSNMIIKIESHTDSRGTKDYNKRLSTNRAISTRDYIISRGISSDRIESALGFGESQLLNNCDDASKCSEEEHQKNRRSYFYIVNDTVNIKASN from the coding sequence ATGAGAAAAAACATATACATACTACTCTTGCTAATAACCACTATTAGTTTTGGGCAACGAAAATATGCTGCAGATAGATATTTCAAAGAATTTGCTTATAAAAAAGCAGCAGAACTTTATCAGTCAATTCATAAAAAAGGGGATGACTCTTATTTGGTTTTAAGTAGATTAGCCGATGCTCATTATTTTAATTTTGAATTTGTAAAAGCAGCAGGGAATTATGAAAAATTAATGAACTTATATGAAGGAATTGCTTCTCCAAAACATTTGTTTAGATATGCACAAGTTTTAAAAACTAACGGTAAGATTATTGAATCAGACAAATGGTTATTAAAATTGAGTGGTAAAAACGGTAGTGACAGTAGGGCAAAAGCTTTAGAGAAAAATAAAAATTATTTTTCAGAATATTCAAGTAGAGAAAAAACATATATTAATATTCATAATTTATCTAGTAACACATCTTATTCAGATTTTGGTGGATTTATTTATGATAATAACTTGTATTTTGCTTCAACAAACCCTAAAACAAAAAAAGATAACAAATTATATAAATGGAATAAGCAGCCATATCTAAACATATACAAAGCACAACAAAAAAACATTAAGACTAAAAAGATATTAGATGTTGAGGAGTCAACAATTGTAAGTGATTTAAGTTCAAAATATCATGAATCTAATATTGTAATTGCTAAAAATGGAAAGAAAGCTTATTTTACAAGAGATAATTTTGATGGAAAGAAGCTAAAAGGAGATGAAAATGAAGTAGCGCATCTTAAAGTTTATAGTGCGGATAGGATAGGAGATTTTTGGGGAAATGTTAAAGAGTTATCTTTTAATAGTAATGCCTTTTCTTGTGGTCACCCAGCTTTAAGTACAGATGAAAAAAGTTTATATTTTGTATCTGATATGCCAAATGGTTTTGGTGGAACGGATATTTATAAAGTAGCTATTTTAGATAATGACACGTTTAGTAGACCAGAGAATCTTGGAGAAAAAATTAATACAGAAGGAAGAGAAATGTTTCCTTTTGTAGGTAATGACAATGTATTGTATTTTGCTTCAGATGGTCATTTAGGATTAGGAGCTTTAGATATATTTGAATCTAAGCTTAAAAATGGAAATTATTCAGATCCTGTAAATTTAGGAAGTCCTGTAAACGGAGCTTTTGATGATTTTGCTTTTGTTATAGATAATAACCATGAATACGGATTCTTTTCATCTAATAGAAAGGGTGGTGTAGGAGATGATGATATTTATAGTTTTAATATTTACAACTGTAAAGAAGATATTAAAGGTGTTATAACAGATTCTAATACAGGTGAACCGATTAAGAATGCTATTGTGCAATTAATGAATGAAGAAGGAGAGCCTATTTCTGAGCAAAAAACAGGAAGATCAGGTACGTATTTGTTTGAAAAAATGGATTGTGAGAAAAATTTTATTGTAATAGCTTCAAAAGAGAATTATAGGAATAAGAAAAAGGATACACAGACACTTGATGTAAATAAAAAGGCTGTAACTGAGGATTTGAATTTAGAATCTTTAATAGTCGCAGATCAAATAATAATAAACCCTATTTATTTCAATTTCAACTTATCTAGTATTAGAGAAGATGCTGAGTATGAATTAGAGCATGTTGTATCTGTAATGAAGAGTAACTCTAATATGATTATTAAAATAGAGTCACATACAGATAGTAGAGGAACCAAAGATTATAATAAACGTTTATCAACTAATAGAGCAATATCAACGAGAGATTATATTATTTCTAGAGGTATTTCATCAGATAGGATAGAAAGTGCTTTAGGTTTTGGAGAGAGTCAACTCTTAAATAATTGTGATGATGCTAGTAAATGTTCAGAAGAAGAACATCAAAAAAATAGACGTTCTTATTTTTATATTGTAAACGATACTGTTAATATAAAAGCAAGTAATTAG
- a CDS encoding cupin domain-containing protein, translated as MQIVLRNLKILILITLSIFSYGCKENSQKNNETSKNLLHVKSDEGKKWNVLGVKIVGKILSTQTNNKYSVIISETPPNQGPPLHVHKHEDELFYILKGNYVFHFGNKKIKAKQGDFIKLPRGIPHRFVNTDSIVGLTMNTITPGGFENFFSEISKESEANRLTKHKIDSIANKYGVSFVKK; from the coding sequence ATGCAAATCGTCCTCCGAAATTTAAAAATATTAATACTAATAACCTTAAGTATATTTAGTTATGGTTGCAAAGAAAATTCACAAAAAAACAACGAAACCTCAAAAAACTTATTACATGTAAAATCTGATGAAGGTAAAAAATGGAATGTTTTGGGTGTAAAAATTGTTGGGAAAATTTTAAGTACGCAAACAAACAATAAGTACTCCGTAATTATTTCTGAAACACCTCCAAATCAAGGCCCACCACTTCATGTTCATAAACATGAAGATGAACTTTTTTATATTTTAAAAGGTAATTATGTATTTCATTTTGGTAATAAAAAAATTAAAGCCAAACAAGGTGATTTTATTAAATTACCTAGAGGTATACCACATCGTTTTGTAAATACCGACAGTATTGTAGGTCTTACAATGAATACAATTACTCCTGGTGGTTTTGAAAACTTTTTCAGTGAAATATCAAAAGAATCTGAAGCAAATAGACTTACTAAGCACAAAATTGATTCCATTGCTAATAAATATGGAGTCTCATTTGTAAAAAAATAA
- a CDS encoding gliding motility-associated C-terminal domain-containing protein, which translates to NPDLPGGLDTDGDGSIDDNTDSDGDGIADSVDGLDGFGDSEQIDTDGDGIPDIYDLDDDNDGILDTDEGDGGVDTDEDGIPDSLDSDSDNDGVPDVIEGNDENGDGIPDSSPSGLDTDNDGLDDAFDSDNGGTSVSIPDTDEDGIPDFQDTDDDNDGIDTINEGPGDGDPTTNDALDTNDNGIPDYLDIDQNLCGTPYNIMTPDDDGENDTFFISCIDRPEYSKNTVEVFNRWGNTVYKASGYNNESVAFRGLSNGRATISVDEKLPPGTYYYVIDLGDGSKPKVGWLYINR; encoded by the coding sequence TAATCCAGATTTACCAGGAGGTTTAGATACTGATGGCGATGGATCGATTGATGACAATACAGATAGTGATGGCGATGGAATTGCGGATTCAGTAGATGGCTTAGATGGTTTTGGGGATTCAGAGCAAATAGATACTGATGGAGATGGAATCCCAGATATTTATGATTTAGATGATGATAACGATGGTATATTAGATACAGATGAAGGAGATGGTGGAGTTGATACCGATGAAGATGGTATACCTGATAGTTTAGATTCTGATAGTGATAATGATGGAGTGCCAGATGTGATAGAAGGAAATGATGAAAATGGAGATGGTATTCCTGATAGTTCTCCATCTGGATTAGATACTGACAATGATGGATTAGATGATGCCTTTGATTCTGATAATGGAGGAACTTCTGTAAGTATTCCTGATACAGATGAAGACGGTATTCCAGACTTTCAAGATACTGACGATGATAATGACGGTATTGATACTATAAATGAAGGACCAGGTGATGGTGATCCAACAACAAATGATGCATTAGATACTAACGATAATGGTATTCCAGATTATTTAGATATAGATCAAAATTTATGTGGCACTCCTTATAATATTATGACACCAGATGATGACGGAGAGAATGATACGTTCTTTATTTCATGCATTGACAGGCCAGAATACAGCAAGAATACTGTAGAAGTGTTTAATAGATGGGGTAATACAGTTTATAAAGCTTCAGGATACAATAACGAAAGTGTTGCTTTTAGAGGACTTTCAAATGGTAGAGCAACAATTAGTGTTGATGAAAAACTGCCACCAGGAACATATTATTATGTTATAGATTTAGGAGATGGTTCAAAGCCAAAGGTAGGTTGGTTATATATTAATAGATAA